A single region of the Candidatus Glassbacteria bacterium genome encodes:
- a CDS encoding pyridoxal-phosphate dependent enzyme has protein sequence MRGESLIRYEDVAAAAGRIRDAANRTPVFTSRTLDNISGARVYLKCENLQRAGAFKFRGAFNALSMLSAVEKSAGVVTHSSGNHAQALALAAREAGVRAVIVMPGGSRRVKVDAVRGYGAEVVLCENTLDSRESTAEGLIEREGLSLVHPYNDERVMAGAGTAARELIEEVGELDLVLAPVGGGGLLSGTSVSVKHLCPDAAVWGVEP, from the coding sequence ATGAGGGGCGAGAGCTTGATCCGCTATGAGGATGTTGCCGCCGCCGCAGGGCGGATAAGGGACGCAGCCAACCGCACTCCCGTTTTTACCTCCCGCACCCTCGACAATATCAGCGGTGCACGGGTCTATCTCAAATGCGAAAATTTGCAGCGTGCCGGCGCATTCAAATTCCGCGGCGCATTCAACGCCTTGAGCATGCTTTCTGCTGTGGAGAAATCCGCGGGCGTGGTTACTCACAGCAGCGGTAATCACGCCCAGGCCCTGGCGCTTGCGGCCCGTGAGGCGGGAGTGCGGGCGGTGATCGTAATGCCCGGCGGCAGCCGCAGAGTTAAGGTGGATGCGGTCCGCGGCTACGGCGCCGAAGTCGTGCTCTGTGAAAATACGCTCGACTCGCGCGAAAGTACCGCCGAGGGACTGATCGAGCGCGAGGGACTCTCGCTGGTGCACCCCTATAACGATGAGCGGGTGATGGCCGGGGCTGGAACCGCCGCCAGGGAGCTGATCGAGGAGGTGGGGGAGCTGGACCTGGTGCTGGCCCCGGTGGGCGGAGGCGGGCTGCTCTCGGGCACGTCGGTGAGCGTCAAGCACCTCTGTCCGGACGCCGCGGTTTGGGGCGTGGAACCCT